From a region of the Drosophila ananassae strain 14024-0371.13 chromosome XL, ASM1763931v2, whole genome shotgun sequence genome:
- the LOC6502253 gene encoding glutamate--cysteine ligase codes for MGLLSEGSPLSWEETKALADHVREHGVNQFINLYHRLKDRQGDILKWGDEVEYIIVKFDDEKKVARVALRAQDLLAELNEKEQADPKGVKSLWRPEYGAYMIEGTPGKPFGGLMAHFNLVEANMRYRREEVTELLGSDECVMSITNFPRLGAPNFTYPLAQPRPEDPLSSARSLYFPDEAIFPGHPRFKTLTRNIRKRRGEKVSIKLKVFKDAKTKLPVEGAPPGEPDVVLLDAMGFGMGCCCLQLTFQACNITEARRLYDQLAPLCPIMLALTAASPIYRGYLTESDCRWNVISSSVDCRTEEERGLAPLKNQKFRIAKSRYDSIDSYLSPEGAKYNDVPLTYDDAVYQRLIDGGIDHLLAQHVAHLFIRDTVSLFSEKVNQNDNEDTDHFENIQSTNWQTMRFKPPPPNSSIGWRVEFRPCEAQISDFENAAIVCFVVLLTRVILSYQLNFLTPISKVDENMQTAQKRDACRKEKFWFRKSSKTTEQRAAKANARAQAEAQAQANGKATLNGGGATVLENGNGNGLANGSGSENGDIDEPLTNGSSAPKLNGHAATNGSSKTNGTSNGTTNGLSNGADSDHTDTDDEENELFQLLSINEIFNGKPNVFPGLVPLIRSYLQSMEVDTDTHCTIEQYLRFIQKRAAGELITTATWMREQVLSHPDYKQDSVVSESINYDLLKRIQTIQEGKHVEPALLGQGYHSKTKTKEFIPPALQKQLAKNGCCEEK; via the exons ATGGGTCTACTAAGCGAGGGCAGCCCACTATCCTGGGAGGAGACCAAGGCGCTGGCGGATCATGTCCGCGAGCACGGCGTCAATCAGTTCATCAACCTCTACCACAGACTGAAGGATCGCCAGGGCGACATCCTCAAGTGGGGCGACGAGGTCGAGTACATCATCGTCAAGTTCGATGATGAGAAGAAGGTGGCCCGTGTGGCATTGCGCGCCCAGGACCTCCTCGCCGAGCTCAACGAGAAGGAGCAGGCCGATCCCAAGGGCGTCAAGTCCCTGTGGCGTCCCGAGTACGGTGCCTACATGATCGAGGGCACGCCCGGCAAGCCCTTCGGCGGCCTGATGGCCCACTTCAATCTGGTGGAGGCCAATATGCGCTACCGTCGCGAGGAGGTCACCGAGCTGCTGGGCAGCGACGAGTGCGTCATGTCCATCACCAATTTCCCCCGGCTGGGTGCACCCAATTTCACCTACCCGCTGGCCCAGCCCCGTCCAGAGGATCCCCTCAGCTCGGCCAGGTCGCTGTACTTCCCGGATGAGGCCATCTTTCCGGGTCATCCGCGCTTCAAGACCCTCACCCGTAACATTCGGAAGCGTCGCGGCGAGAAAGTTTCCATCAAACTGAAGG TGTTCAAGGATGCGAAGACCAAGCTGCCCGTGGAGGGAGCTCCGCCAGGGGAGCCCGATGTGGTCTTGCTGGACGCCATGGGCTTCGGCAtgggctgctgctgcctccAGCTGACCTTCCAGGCCTGCAACATCACGGAGGCGCGTCGCCTCTACGACCAGCTGGCGCCCCTGTGCCCCATCATGCTGGCCCTGACCGCCGCCTCGCCCATTTATCGCGGCTACCTGACCGAGTCAGACTGTCGCTGGAACGTGATCAGCTCCTCGGTGGACTGCCGCACGGAGGAGGAGCGCGGCCTGGCACCGTTGAAGAACCAGAAGTTCCGGATCGCCAAGTCGCGTTACGACTCCATCGACTCCTACCTCTCCCCGGAGGGCGCCAAGTACAATGATGTGCCGCTGACCTACGACGATGCGGTCTATCAGCGACTCATCGATGGAGGAATCGATCATCTGCTGGCCCAGCATGTGGCCCATCTGTTCATCCGGGACACGGTGTCGCTCTTCAGCGAGAAGGTCAACCAGAACGACAACGAGGACACGGACCACTTCGAGAACATCCAGTCGACCAACTGGCAGACGATGCGCTTCAAGCCACCGCCGCCCAACAGCTCCATCGGCTGGCGGGTGGAGTTCCGGCCCTGCGAGGCCCAGATCAGTGACTTCGAGAACGCGGCCATTGTCTGTTTTGTGGTGCTCCTCACTCGGGTGATCCTGTCGTACCAACTGAACTTCCTGACGCCGATCAGCAAGGTGGACGAGAACATGCAGACGGCCCAGAAGCGGGATGCCTGTCGCAAGGAGAAGTTCTGGTTCCGCAAGTCCTCCAAGACCACCGAGCAGCGGGCCGCCAAGGCCAATGCCCGTGCCCAGGCCGAGGCGCAGGCTCAGGCCAATGGCAAGGCCACTCTGAACGGAGGAGGAGCTACTGTCCTGGAGAATGGAAACGGCAATGGACTGGCCAACGGAAGTGGCAGCGAGAACGGCGACATCGACGAGCCCCTCACCAATGGCTCCTCCGCCCCGAAACTCAATGGACACGCCGCCACCAATGGCAGTAGCAAGACCAATGGCACCTCCAACGGCACCACCAATGGCCTCTCCAACGGCGCCGACAGCGATCACACCGACACCGATGACGAGGAGAACGAGCTCTTCCAGCTCCTCTCCATCAACGAGATCTTCAACGGAAAG CCCAATGTGTTTCCGGGTCTGGTGCCGCTGATCCGCAGCTATCTGCAGTCCATGGAGGTGGACACCGACACCCACTGCACCATCGAGCAGTATCTGCGCTTCATCCAGAAGCGTGCCGCCGGGGAGCTGATCACCACGGCCACCTGGATGCGGGAGCAGGTGCTCAGTCATCCGGATTACAA aCAAGACTCTGTGGTGAGCGAGAGCATCAACTATGATCTGCTGAAGCGCATCCAGACCATCCAGGAGGGCAAGCACGTGGAGCCGGCACTCCTCGGCCAGGGCTATCATTCCAAGACGAAGACGAAAGAGTTCATTCCGCCGGCACTGCAGAAGCAGCTGGCCAAGAACGGTTGCTGCGAGGAGAAATGA
- the LOC6502254 gene encoding NCK-interacting protein with SH3 domain isoform X2, with product MAPTSPAGTNGSGAGAVAGPGTGLRATGGQCTDFGNNNTSSENGIEMLKALYDFQAVYPKTISFDEGEYFILYQTSARQRNWWQVVSMKGNIGFVPSNYVMKIKVEHDFLISFLNSSIESLEKCTEHEINGIMSKDELLDRLREKKHTMERLYAESSERDGDSSLSYSHSYSDKGSSHRHSHPHPNPHQQSHSQRRQHSPPPQSSGGSQRLDMSKKSMSSPAVGMVESPSTGSIQFQASSSISGSCTIQTPQQQQPLPAPPPAVPATSKSNADVAQDNSITSEPSETTTTTTTTSEDVVTTYKETSQPSTSQHKAQNGSTASVSASASVSVSASASASALRSGSNGNGSGNRRGSTGGMGNDLQPDEAAADKSEDVSDACQANGDSAENSQALDSIESSSMPRQRSLGGRSAEEGAAGAAGGGQLKVESSDVYQIVDALRRNTNLSFDLSCEALRVVLTSLEQLYNGAINPYLEAVAVHVTGKVATPKELLGITHDSKRLQYLFGQLADCKNDTEQRTWMLYEDEEDIIQFLEELVEILNNADENISCYEMSCDQYQMFINLVQYYQMETRWSIKKLLLKTFTAACHLDYIIVDILLTSVLPLEIVEDMKTHFSNLDRFKQLVKMLTIIFSLGQPMPVNHQDYLGVHFASFLLEIVEGNNPELLVDMVIALILAFNQQFSEHTFNVIIEAMQNLPSAKVFTEKLLLLLNREDDPTRLLKHPNEHMNTVLRMFIDIFSHPDTAGMFYTNDIKVLIDIVVRQLSDLDAGSTTRPCYLELCRRILRNTNYQEHQHRKHDLMKIFTRIFCEETECSASDQQLVREIANEFPQLFKA from the exons ATGG CTCCCACTTCGCCAGCAGGCACTAACGGATctggagcaggagcagtaGCAGGACCTGGGACAGGACTAAGAGCCACTGGCGGCCAGTGCACTGATTTCGGAAACAACAACACCTCCTCTGAGAACGGCATCGAAATGCTGAAGGCTCTCTATGACTTCCAGGCGGTCTACCCGAAAACCATCAGCTTCGATGAGGGCGAGTACTTCATCCTCTACCAGACCTCCGCCCGCCAGCGCAATTGGTGGCAGGTGGTCAGCATGAAGGGCAACATCGGATTTGTGCCATCGAATTACGTAATGAAGATTAAG GTGGAGCACGACTTCCTCATCAgtttcctcaactcctccatcGAGTCGCTGGAGAAGTGCACGGAGCACGAGATCAATGGCATCATGTCCAAGGACGAGCTGCTGGACAGACTGCGCGAGAAGAAGCACACCATGGAGCGGCTATATGCG GAGAGCTCGGAACGGGACGGCGACTCCTCACTGTCCTACTCGCACAGCTACAGCGACAAGGGCAGCAGCCATCGGCACTCGCATCCCCATCCCAATCCCCACCAGCAATCACATTCCCAGCGCCGCCAGCACAGCCCCCCGCCGCAGAGCAGCGGCGGCTCCCAGCGCCTCGACATGAGCAAGAAGAGCATGTCCAGTCCGGCGGTGGGCATGGTGGAGTCACCCAGCACCGGCAGCATCCAGTTCCAGGCCAGCAGCTCCATCTCCGGCAGCTGCACCATCCAGACGcctcagcagcaacagccgcTGCCAGCTCCACCGCCGGCAGTTCCGGCCACAAGCAAATCCAACGCCGACGTGGCCCAGGACAACAGCATCACGTCGGAGCCGTCGGAAACgaccacaaccaccaccacGACCAGCGAGGATGTGGTGACCACTTACAAGGAGACCAGCCAGCCGAGCACCAGCCAGCACAAGGCGCAGAACGGTAGCACTGCCTCTGTTTCGgcctccgcctcggtgtccGTGTCCGCTTCGGCGTCGGCGTCGGCCCTGCGGAGTGGCAGTAACGGGAACGGGAGTGGCAACCGGCGGGgcagtaccggtggtatgggcAACGACCTGCAGCCGGACGAGGCGGCGGCGGACAAATCGGAGGACGTTAGCGACGCCTGCCAGGCGAACGGAGACAGTGCGGAGAACAGCCAGGCGCTGGACAGCATCGAGAGCTCTTCGATGCCGCGGCAACGGAGTCTGGGCGGTCGGAGCGCCGAGGAGGGAGCCGCCGGAGCAGCGGGTGGAGGGCAGCTGAAGGTGGAGTCCTCGGATGTGTATCAGATCGTCGATGCCCTGCGGCGGAACACGAACCTCAGCTTCGATCTCTCTTGCGAGGCGCTGCGCGTGGTGCTGACCAGCCTGGAGCAGCTGTACAATGGCGCCATCAATCCCTACTTGGAGGCGGTGGCGGTTCACGTCACCGGCAAGGTGGCCACGCCCAAGGAGCTTCTCGGCATCACGCACGACTCCAAGCGGCTGCAGTACCTCTTTGGCCAGCTGGCCGACTGCAAGAACGATACGGAGCAAAGGACCTGGATGCTCTACGAGGATGAGGAGGATATCATCCAGTTCCTAGAGGAGCTGGTCGAGATTCTT AACAACGCTGATGagaatataagctgctacgaGATGTCCTGCGACCAGTACCAGATGTTCATCAACCTGGTCCAATACTACCAGATGGAGACACGCTGGTCCATCAAGAAGCTCCTGCTGAAGACCTTCACTGCCGCCTGTCACCTGGACTACATCATCGTGGACATTCTGCTGACCTCCGTGCTGCCACTGGAAATA GTGGAGGACATGAAGACGCACTTCTCCAACCTGGATCGCTTTAAGCAGCTGGTCAAGATGCTGACCATTATATTCTCGTTGGGACAGCCCATGCCGGTGAACCATCAGG ACTATCTGGGCGTGCACTTTGCCAGTTTCCTTCTGGAGATCGTGGAGGGCAATAACCCGGAGCTGCTGGTGGACATGGTCATCGCTCTGATCCTGGCCTTCAACCAGCAGTTCAGCGAGCACACTTTCAACGTCATCATCGAGGCGATGCAGAACCTGCCCTCCGCCAAGGTGTTCACCGAGAAGCTGCTCCTCCTGCTCAACCGCGAGG ATGACCCCACAAGGCTGCTGAAGCATCCCAACGAGCACATGAACACGGTGCTCCGCATGTTCATCGACATCTTCAGTCATCCGGATACGGCGGGCATGTTCTACACGAACGACATCAAGGTGCTCATCGATATTGTGGTGCGGCAGCTGTCCGACTTGGATGCCGGGAGTACG ACGCGACCCTGCTACCTGGAGCTGTGCCGGCGTATACTACGGAACACCAACTACCAGGAGCACCAGCATCGCAAGCACGACCTCATGAAGATCTTCACGCGCATCTTCTGCGAGGAGACGGAGTGCAGCGCCTCCGACCAGCAGCTGGTCCGGGAGATAGCCAACGAGTTCCCCCAGCTGTTCAAGGCCTAA
- the LOC6502254 gene encoding NCK-interacting protein with SH3 domain isoform X1, which produces MAAPTSPAGTNGSGAGAVAGPGTGLRATGGQCTDFGNNNTSSENGIEMLKALYDFQAVYPKTISFDEGEYFILYQTSARQRNWWQVVSMKGNIGFVPSNYVMKIKVEHDFLISFLNSSIESLEKCTEHEINGIMSKDELLDRLREKKHTMERLYAESSERDGDSSLSYSHSYSDKGSSHRHSHPHPNPHQQSHSQRRQHSPPPQSSGGSQRLDMSKKSMSSPAVGMVESPSTGSIQFQASSSISGSCTIQTPQQQQPLPAPPPAVPATSKSNADVAQDNSITSEPSETTTTTTTTSEDVVTTYKETSQPSTSQHKAQNGSTASVSASASVSVSASASASALRSGSNGNGSGNRRGSTGGMGNDLQPDEAAADKSEDVSDACQANGDSAENSQALDSIESSSMPRQRSLGGRSAEEGAAGAAGGGQLKVESSDVYQIVDALRRNTNLSFDLSCEALRVVLTSLEQLYNGAINPYLEAVAVHVTGKVATPKELLGITHDSKRLQYLFGQLADCKNDTEQRTWMLYEDEEDIIQFLEELVEILNNADENISCYEMSCDQYQMFINLVQYYQMETRWSIKKLLLKTFTAACHLDYIIVDILLTSVLPLEIVEDMKTHFSNLDRFKQLVKMLTIIFSLGQPMPVNHQDYLGVHFASFLLEIVEGNNPELLVDMVIALILAFNQQFSEHTFNVIIEAMQNLPSAKVFTEKLLLLLNREDDPTRLLKHPNEHMNTVLRMFIDIFSHPDTAGMFYTNDIKVLIDIVVRQLSDLDAGSTTRPCYLELCRRILRNTNYQEHQHRKHDLMKIFTRIFCEETECSASDQQLVREIANEFPQLFKA; this is translated from the exons ATGG CAGCTCCCACTTCGCCAGCAGGCACTAACGGATctggagcaggagcagtaGCAGGACCTGGGACAGGACTAAGAGCCACTGGCGGCCAGTGCACTGATTTCGGAAACAACAACACCTCCTCTGAGAACGGCATCGAAATGCTGAAGGCTCTCTATGACTTCCAGGCGGTCTACCCGAAAACCATCAGCTTCGATGAGGGCGAGTACTTCATCCTCTACCAGACCTCCGCCCGCCAGCGCAATTGGTGGCAGGTGGTCAGCATGAAGGGCAACATCGGATTTGTGCCATCGAATTACGTAATGAAGATTAAG GTGGAGCACGACTTCCTCATCAgtttcctcaactcctccatcGAGTCGCTGGAGAAGTGCACGGAGCACGAGATCAATGGCATCATGTCCAAGGACGAGCTGCTGGACAGACTGCGCGAGAAGAAGCACACCATGGAGCGGCTATATGCG GAGAGCTCGGAACGGGACGGCGACTCCTCACTGTCCTACTCGCACAGCTACAGCGACAAGGGCAGCAGCCATCGGCACTCGCATCCCCATCCCAATCCCCACCAGCAATCACATTCCCAGCGCCGCCAGCACAGCCCCCCGCCGCAGAGCAGCGGCGGCTCCCAGCGCCTCGACATGAGCAAGAAGAGCATGTCCAGTCCGGCGGTGGGCATGGTGGAGTCACCCAGCACCGGCAGCATCCAGTTCCAGGCCAGCAGCTCCATCTCCGGCAGCTGCACCATCCAGACGcctcagcagcaacagccgcTGCCAGCTCCACCGCCGGCAGTTCCGGCCACAAGCAAATCCAACGCCGACGTGGCCCAGGACAACAGCATCACGTCGGAGCCGTCGGAAACgaccacaaccaccaccacGACCAGCGAGGATGTGGTGACCACTTACAAGGAGACCAGCCAGCCGAGCACCAGCCAGCACAAGGCGCAGAACGGTAGCACTGCCTCTGTTTCGgcctccgcctcggtgtccGTGTCCGCTTCGGCGTCGGCGTCGGCCCTGCGGAGTGGCAGTAACGGGAACGGGAGTGGCAACCGGCGGGgcagtaccggtggtatgggcAACGACCTGCAGCCGGACGAGGCGGCGGCGGACAAATCGGAGGACGTTAGCGACGCCTGCCAGGCGAACGGAGACAGTGCGGAGAACAGCCAGGCGCTGGACAGCATCGAGAGCTCTTCGATGCCGCGGCAACGGAGTCTGGGCGGTCGGAGCGCCGAGGAGGGAGCCGCCGGAGCAGCGGGTGGAGGGCAGCTGAAGGTGGAGTCCTCGGATGTGTATCAGATCGTCGATGCCCTGCGGCGGAACACGAACCTCAGCTTCGATCTCTCTTGCGAGGCGCTGCGCGTGGTGCTGACCAGCCTGGAGCAGCTGTACAATGGCGCCATCAATCCCTACTTGGAGGCGGTGGCGGTTCACGTCACCGGCAAGGTGGCCACGCCCAAGGAGCTTCTCGGCATCACGCACGACTCCAAGCGGCTGCAGTACCTCTTTGGCCAGCTGGCCGACTGCAAGAACGATACGGAGCAAAGGACCTGGATGCTCTACGAGGATGAGGAGGATATCATCCAGTTCCTAGAGGAGCTGGTCGAGATTCTT AACAACGCTGATGagaatataagctgctacgaGATGTCCTGCGACCAGTACCAGATGTTCATCAACCTGGTCCAATACTACCAGATGGAGACACGCTGGTCCATCAAGAAGCTCCTGCTGAAGACCTTCACTGCCGCCTGTCACCTGGACTACATCATCGTGGACATTCTGCTGACCTCCGTGCTGCCACTGGAAATA GTGGAGGACATGAAGACGCACTTCTCCAACCTGGATCGCTTTAAGCAGCTGGTCAAGATGCTGACCATTATATTCTCGTTGGGACAGCCCATGCCGGTGAACCATCAGG ACTATCTGGGCGTGCACTTTGCCAGTTTCCTTCTGGAGATCGTGGAGGGCAATAACCCGGAGCTGCTGGTGGACATGGTCATCGCTCTGATCCTGGCCTTCAACCAGCAGTTCAGCGAGCACACTTTCAACGTCATCATCGAGGCGATGCAGAACCTGCCCTCCGCCAAGGTGTTCACCGAGAAGCTGCTCCTCCTGCTCAACCGCGAGG ATGACCCCACAAGGCTGCTGAAGCATCCCAACGAGCACATGAACACGGTGCTCCGCATGTTCATCGACATCTTCAGTCATCCGGATACGGCGGGCATGTTCTACACGAACGACATCAAGGTGCTCATCGATATTGTGGTGCGGCAGCTGTCCGACTTGGATGCCGGGAGTACG ACGCGACCCTGCTACCTGGAGCTGTGCCGGCGTATACTACGGAACACCAACTACCAGGAGCACCAGCATCGCAAGCACGACCTCATGAAGATCTTCACGCGCATCTTCTGCGAGGAGACGGAGTGCAGCGCCTCCGACCAGCAGCTGGTCCGGGAGATAGCCAACGAGTTCCCCCAGCTGTTCAAGGCCTAA
- the LOC6502254 gene encoding NCK-interacting protein with SH3 domain isoform X3, which produces MLKALYDFQAVYPKTISFDEGEYFILYQTSARQRNWWQVVSMKGNIGFVPSNYVMKIKVEHDFLISFLNSSIESLEKCTEHEINGIMSKDELLDRLREKKHTMERLYAESSERDGDSSLSYSHSYSDKGSSHRHSHPHPNPHQQSHSQRRQHSPPPQSSGGSQRLDMSKKSMSSPAVGMVESPSTGSIQFQASSSISGSCTIQTPQQQQPLPAPPPAVPATSKSNADVAQDNSITSEPSETTTTTTTTSEDVVTTYKETSQPSTSQHKAQNGSTASVSASASVSVSASASASALRSGSNGNGSGNRRGSTGGMGNDLQPDEAAADKSEDVSDACQANGDSAENSQALDSIESSSMPRQRSLGGRSAEEGAAGAAGGGQLKVESSDVYQIVDALRRNTNLSFDLSCEALRVVLTSLEQLYNGAINPYLEAVAVHVTGKVATPKELLGITHDSKRLQYLFGQLADCKNDTEQRTWMLYEDEEDIIQFLEELVEILNNADENISCYEMSCDQYQMFINLVQYYQMETRWSIKKLLLKTFTAACHLDYIIVDILLTSVLPLEIVEDMKTHFSNLDRFKQLVKMLTIIFSLGQPMPVNHQDYLGVHFASFLLEIVEGNNPELLVDMVIALILAFNQQFSEHTFNVIIEAMQNLPSAKVFTEKLLLLLNREDDPTRLLKHPNEHMNTVLRMFIDIFSHPDTAGMFYTNDIKVLIDIVVRQLSDLDAGSTTRPCYLELCRRILRNTNYQEHQHRKHDLMKIFTRIFCEETECSASDQQLVREIANEFPQLFKA; this is translated from the exons ATGCTGAAGGCTCTCTATGACTTCCAGGCGGTCTACCCGAAAACCATCAGCTTCGATGAGGGCGAGTACTTCATCCTCTACCAGACCTCCGCCCGCCAGCGCAATTGGTGGCAGGTGGTCAGCATGAAGGGCAACATCGGATTTGTGCCATCGAATTACGTAATGAAGATTAAG GTGGAGCACGACTTCCTCATCAgtttcctcaactcctccatcGAGTCGCTGGAGAAGTGCACGGAGCACGAGATCAATGGCATCATGTCCAAGGACGAGCTGCTGGACAGACTGCGCGAGAAGAAGCACACCATGGAGCGGCTATATGCG GAGAGCTCGGAACGGGACGGCGACTCCTCACTGTCCTACTCGCACAGCTACAGCGACAAGGGCAGCAGCCATCGGCACTCGCATCCCCATCCCAATCCCCACCAGCAATCACATTCCCAGCGCCGCCAGCACAGCCCCCCGCCGCAGAGCAGCGGCGGCTCCCAGCGCCTCGACATGAGCAAGAAGAGCATGTCCAGTCCGGCGGTGGGCATGGTGGAGTCACCCAGCACCGGCAGCATCCAGTTCCAGGCCAGCAGCTCCATCTCCGGCAGCTGCACCATCCAGACGcctcagcagcaacagccgcTGCCAGCTCCACCGCCGGCAGTTCCGGCCACAAGCAAATCCAACGCCGACGTGGCCCAGGACAACAGCATCACGTCGGAGCCGTCGGAAACgaccacaaccaccaccacGACCAGCGAGGATGTGGTGACCACTTACAAGGAGACCAGCCAGCCGAGCACCAGCCAGCACAAGGCGCAGAACGGTAGCACTGCCTCTGTTTCGgcctccgcctcggtgtccGTGTCCGCTTCGGCGTCGGCGTCGGCCCTGCGGAGTGGCAGTAACGGGAACGGGAGTGGCAACCGGCGGGgcagtaccggtggtatgggcAACGACCTGCAGCCGGACGAGGCGGCGGCGGACAAATCGGAGGACGTTAGCGACGCCTGCCAGGCGAACGGAGACAGTGCGGAGAACAGCCAGGCGCTGGACAGCATCGAGAGCTCTTCGATGCCGCGGCAACGGAGTCTGGGCGGTCGGAGCGCCGAGGAGGGAGCCGCCGGAGCAGCGGGTGGAGGGCAGCTGAAGGTGGAGTCCTCGGATGTGTATCAGATCGTCGATGCCCTGCGGCGGAACACGAACCTCAGCTTCGATCTCTCTTGCGAGGCGCTGCGCGTGGTGCTGACCAGCCTGGAGCAGCTGTACAATGGCGCCATCAATCCCTACTTGGAGGCGGTGGCGGTTCACGTCACCGGCAAGGTGGCCACGCCCAAGGAGCTTCTCGGCATCACGCACGACTCCAAGCGGCTGCAGTACCTCTTTGGCCAGCTGGCCGACTGCAAGAACGATACGGAGCAAAGGACCTGGATGCTCTACGAGGATGAGGAGGATATCATCCAGTTCCTAGAGGAGCTGGTCGAGATTCTT AACAACGCTGATGagaatataagctgctacgaGATGTCCTGCGACCAGTACCAGATGTTCATCAACCTGGTCCAATACTACCAGATGGAGACACGCTGGTCCATCAAGAAGCTCCTGCTGAAGACCTTCACTGCCGCCTGTCACCTGGACTACATCATCGTGGACATTCTGCTGACCTCCGTGCTGCCACTGGAAATA GTGGAGGACATGAAGACGCACTTCTCCAACCTGGATCGCTTTAAGCAGCTGGTCAAGATGCTGACCATTATATTCTCGTTGGGACAGCCCATGCCGGTGAACCATCAGG ACTATCTGGGCGTGCACTTTGCCAGTTTCCTTCTGGAGATCGTGGAGGGCAATAACCCGGAGCTGCTGGTGGACATGGTCATCGCTCTGATCCTGGCCTTCAACCAGCAGTTCAGCGAGCACACTTTCAACGTCATCATCGAGGCGATGCAGAACCTGCCCTCCGCCAAGGTGTTCACCGAGAAGCTGCTCCTCCTGCTCAACCGCGAGG ATGACCCCACAAGGCTGCTGAAGCATCCCAACGAGCACATGAACACGGTGCTCCGCATGTTCATCGACATCTTCAGTCATCCGGATACGGCGGGCATGTTCTACACGAACGACATCAAGGTGCTCATCGATATTGTGGTGCGGCAGCTGTCCGACTTGGATGCCGGGAGTACG ACGCGACCCTGCTACCTGGAGCTGTGCCGGCGTATACTACGGAACACCAACTACCAGGAGCACCAGCATCGCAAGCACGACCTCATGAAGATCTTCACGCGCATCTTCTGCGAGGAGACGGAGTGCAGCGCCTCCGACCAGCAGCTGGTCCGGGAGATAGCCAACGAGTTCCCCCAGCTGTTCAAGGCCTAA